One window of the Candidatus Jettenia sp. genome contains the following:
- the argH gene encoding argininosuccinate lyase yields MRQKKLWGGRFTKQTAASVESFTESISFDWRLYKYDIEGSITHAVMLAKCKLITEKEKDTIVKGLKGILSDILAEKFEFKKSLEDIHMNIESVLIDRIGEVGKKLHTARSRNDQIALDLRLWTRDQTQQMIKLLVMLQRELVKKAKNYLSFIMPGFTHLQHAQPVLVSHYLLAYIEMFERDKTRLQDCFTRLNKSPLGACALAGTTLQTDSILTAKLLGFKGICENSMDAVSDRDFCVEYSFCLSTIAMHLSRFCEEWIIWCNDEFKFIEIGDDYCTGSSIMPQKKNPDVLELIRGKCGRVFGHLVSLLTLLKGLPLTYNRDMQEDKIALFDATDTVQASLSILTELVTNTHFNKERMMLACEKGFIDATALAEYLVKKGLPFRKAHEIVGNIVRECIRVHCTLMDLKLEGFKAFSSIIEKDVYKVLGVENCIKNYKSYGSTAPDLLKNELHTGRRS; encoded by the coding sequence ATGAGACAAAAAAAATTATGGGGAGGGCGGTTTACAAAACAAACAGCAGCCTCAGTAGAATCGTTTACTGAATCAATATCTTTTGATTGGAGACTTTATAAGTACGATATTGAAGGAAGTATTACCCATGCAGTTATGCTTGCTAAGTGCAAGCTCATTACGGAGAAAGAAAAAGATACTATCGTTAAAGGTCTTAAAGGGATTTTATCAGATATTCTTGCTGAAAAGTTCGAGTTTAAAAAATCTCTTGAAGATATCCACATGAATATCGAATCTGTGTTAATCGATCGGATTGGTGAAGTTGGCAAGAAACTTCATACTGCACGAAGTAGAAATGACCAGATTGCCCTTGATCTGCGACTTTGGACACGTGACCAGACACAGCAAATGATAAAGCTCTTAGTAATGTTGCAAAGGGAACTTGTTAAAAAAGCGAAAAATTATCTTAGTTTTATTATGCCTGGTTTCACTCATCTTCAGCATGCCCAGCCTGTTTTAGTATCCCACTATTTATTAGCATATATAGAGATGTTCGAACGGGATAAAACGCGTCTCCAAGATTGTTTTACCCGACTTAACAAATCGCCTCTCGGGGCATGTGCCCTTGCAGGCACGACACTGCAAACCGATTCTATACTTACGGCAAAACTGCTCGGTTTTAAAGGGATTTGCGAAAATAGCATGGATGCTGTAAGTGATAGAGACTTTTGTGTTGAATACTCATTTTGTCTTTCTACGATTGCCATGCATCTCTCCCGCTTCTGTGAGGAGTGGATTATCTGGTGCAATGATGAATTTAAGTTTATTGAGATAGGTGATGACTATTGTACAGGTTCCAGTATTATGCCTCAAAAGAAGAATCCTGATGTGCTGGAATTGATTCGGGGTAAATGTGGTCGTGTGTTCGGACATTTGGTATCTTTGCTTACCCTGCTTAAAGGATTACCATTAACCTATAATCGTGATATGCAGGAAGATAAGATAGCACTCTTTGATGCGACAGATACTGTTCAGGCCTCGTTATCTATTCTTACGGAACTTGTGACAAACACACATTTTAATAAAGAACGGATGATGTTGGCTTGTGAGAAGGGTTTTATTGATGCTACTGCCCTGGCAGAGTACCTTGTCAAGAAAGGTTTACCTTTTCGTAAGGCTCATGAGATTGTAGGGAATATTGTACGAGAATGCATACGGGTACATTGTACCTTAATGGATTTGAAATTGGAAGGTTTTAAGGCATTTTCTTCTATCATAGAAAAGGATGTTTATAAAGTACTGGGGGTTGAAAACTGTATTAAGAATTATAAAAGTTACGGTTCTACAGCACCGGATTTGTTAAAAAACGAATTGCATACTGGGAGAAGAAGCTAA
- a CDS encoding CPBP family intramembrane metalloprotease, whose protein sequence is MMNSFEGTKQYKKIFLLFLVILCVSSILAPFIKALLDSLVLSSPFVVDLLHYKQESYDFGKVMRRIMLAVAILMIFLFRKPLMISSFATIGIKHTQKWQEQLQMGFLLGAGMLTLYIAFLYSAGTRILDIDAKSFGDLIFQLAKILLIAGLVGCIEELFFRGFILQSLLKDLPAILAVCITSIFYSSLHFFKVKLIVSPGIQPYVGFMVIYQFLKNFVVDFNTILPSMVGLFLVGVVLSYACLRTNSLYLSIGLHAGWVFLIKTNSLFFDHVHRNSNWLFGDSNVVTGVLGWVLLVITLIIIRFVTKMPHNTDITPYHI, encoded by the coding sequence ATGATGAATTCATTTGAAGGTACGAAACAATATAAAAAGATTTTTTTATTATTTCTCGTAATACTATGCGTGAGCAGCATTCTTGCACCCTTTATAAAAGCACTTCTCGATTCTCTGGTATTATCCAGCCCTTTCGTAGTTGATTTACTCCATTATAAGCAAGAGAGTTATGATTTTGGAAAGGTCATGCGGCGTATCATGCTGGCTGTAGCTATTCTCATGATTTTCTTATTTAGAAAACCACTCATGATTAGCTCCTTTGCCACCATAGGTATAAAACACACCCAAAAATGGCAGGAACAGTTACAAATGGGATTCCTCTTAGGTGCCGGTATGCTAACTTTGTATATTGCCTTTTTGTATAGTGCTGGTACAAGGATATTAGATATAGATGCAAAATCGTTTGGTGATCTCATTTTTCAGTTAGCTAAGATATTACTCATTGCTGGTCTTGTTGGATGTATTGAAGAACTGTTTTTCAGAGGATTTATCCTTCAGAGCCTATTAAAGGATTTACCAGCCATACTTGCTGTTTGTATCACAAGTATATTTTATTCCTCATTACACTTCTTTAAGGTAAAACTTATTGTGTCTCCTGGTATTCAGCCATATGTAGGTTTTATGGTAATTTATCAATTTCTCAAAAACTTTGTAGTGGATTTTAACACCATTTTGCCTTCCATGGTTGGTCTTTTTCTCGTTGGTGTAGTATTATCCTATGCCTGTCTGAGAACAAATTCATTATATCTCTCTATCGGACTTCATGCAGGATGGGTATTTCTTATAAAGACAAATAGCCTATTCTTCGACCACGTACACAGAAACTCAAATTGGTTATTTGGAGATAGCAATGTAGTTACCGGCGTACTAGGATGGGTCCTTCTCGTTATTACATTAATCATTATACGATTTGTAACAAAAATGCCACACAATACAGATATTACTCCATACCACATATAA
- the lpxD gene encoding UDP-3-O-(3-hydroxymyristoyl)glucosamine N-acyltransferase — translation MEKTLQELAEYIGGTVVGDPLIKIRGIMGIDEAQEGDITFISNDKYTKKIHLTHASAIIVSPKLKEIKKNLLVCNNPYLAFAKLVELMIYKKPIYAKGIDNSAKISKTAMIGQDISIQAYVHVGENTRIGNRVVLHPCVYIGDHCAIGDDTIIYPNAVIYRDTVIGQRVTIHSNTVIGSCGFGYAPDGQSYYKIPQVGITVIEDDVDIGANTTINRAALGETIIRKGTKIDSQVVISHNVEIGENSLIVSQVGIAGTAKIGKHVTLAGGVGIVGHIKIGDNVTVGGRSGVASDIPDNEVYLGAPALPIQRMRRCYVIIEKLPEMKEYIKTLEKRIEKLEASWKNSG, via the coding sequence ATGGAAAAAACATTACAAGAACTCGCTGAATACATCGGCGGTACAGTTGTGGGTGATCCTCTTATAAAGATTCGTGGTATTATGGGTATCGATGAGGCACAAGAGGGAGATATTACTTTTATATCGAATGATAAATATACAAAGAAAATCCATCTAACTCATGCATCCGCTATTATTGTCTCACCAAAATTAAAAGAAATAAAAAAGAACCTTTTGGTATGCAACAACCCTTATCTTGCATTTGCAAAGCTAGTAGAACTTATGATATATAAAAAGCCAATATACGCTAAAGGCATCGATAATTCTGCCAAAATCAGCAAAACTGCTATGATTGGCCAGGATATTTCTATTCAGGCTTACGTGCACGTGGGCGAAAACACCCGTATTGGCAACCGCGTGGTCCTGCATCCATGCGTTTATATTGGTGATCATTGTGCTATTGGTGATGATACTATCATTTACCCAAATGCTGTGATTTATCGTGATACGGTAATCGGTCAACGTGTGACTATTCATAGTAATACAGTTATTGGTAGCTGTGGCTTTGGATACGCACCAGATGGCCAGAGTTATTATAAAATACCGCAGGTCGGTATTACTGTAATCGAAGATGATGTAGACATTGGAGCAAATACAACGATCAATCGCGCTGCTTTGGGAGAAACAATTATTCGAAAAGGTACAAAGATTGACAGTCAGGTTGTTATCTCACATAATGTTGAGATAGGAGAAAACTCTTTAATTGTATCCCAGGTAGGTATTGCAGGCACAGCCAAGATTGGAAAACATGTAACCCTGGCTGGTGGAGTTGGCATCGTTGGACATATCAAAATAGGTGATAATGTCACTGTTGGCGGACGTTCTGGCGTAGCAAGCGATATCCCGGATAATGAAGTTTATTTAGGAGCACCCGCACTCCCTATTCAGCGGATGCGCCGGTGCTATGTCATTATCGAAAAATTACCCGAAATGAAAGAATATATTAAAACCCTTGAGAAAAGGATAGAGAAACTAGAAGCGTCATGGAAAAACTCGGGTTAA
- the lpxI gene encoding UDP-2,3-diacylglucosamine diphosphatase LpxI (LpxI, functionally equivalent to LpxH, replaces it in LPS biosynthesis in a minority of bacteria.) has product MEKLGLIAGNGRFPILFAKGARDNNVPIIAVGIDGETSPEIEYYVEKLYWVGVAQIGKLIKIFKQEQISKAVMAGGIKKTNMFSSWRNIRFMPDLRTINLWYRTVKKRDDHSLLGAVSEELLKDGIELQSSTLYVPQLLAQKGILTKKQPTDREMEDIHFGWPIAKEISKFGIGQCIVIKEKVVLAVEALEGTDEAIRRGGNLGKEDIIVIKVSKHDFDPRFDIPTVGLETIKSLRESSASVLALEAEKTLILDTEETIAAADNAHIAIIGL; this is encoded by the coding sequence ATGGAAAAACTCGGGTTAATAGCAGGAAACGGCCGATTCCCAATATTATTTGCAAAAGGAGCACGGGATAATAATGTTCCCATAATTGCTGTGGGAATTGATGGGGAAACCTCTCCGGAAATTGAATATTATGTGGAAAAACTGTACTGGGTGGGTGTTGCTCAAATTGGAAAACTGATTAAAATATTTAAACAAGAGCAGATATCAAAGGCAGTTATGGCAGGTGGGATAAAAAAAACCAATATGTTTTCCTCCTGGAGAAATATCAGGTTTATGCCAGATTTAAGAACAATCAATCTCTGGTACAGAACAGTAAAAAAAAGAGATGATCATTCCCTGCTTGGGGCTGTTTCTGAAGAATTGCTAAAAGATGGCATTGAATTGCAAAGCTCGACGCTGTATGTACCGCAACTACTTGCTCAAAAAGGAATATTGACAAAAAAGCAACCCACAGACAGGGAAATGGAGGATATCCATTTCGGATGGCCTATTGCCAAAGAAATTTCAAAATTTGGTATAGGACAATGCATTGTAATAAAAGAAAAGGTAGTTTTAGCCGTTGAAGCTTTAGAGGGCACTGATGAAGCTATTCGCCGAGGCGGAAATTTGGGAAAGGAAGATATTATCGTTATAAAAGTCAGTAAACATGATTTTGATCCACGATTTGATATTCCTACCGTTGGACTAGAAACTATTAAATCACTCAGAGAATCTTCTGCATCGGTCCTCGCCCTCGAGGCAGAAAAAACACTTATTCTGGACACCGAAGAGACCATTGCAGCAGCCGATAATGCACATATAGCTATTATTGGATTGTGA
- a CDS encoding tetratricopeptide repeat protein gives MKNPSLFQTLCSLKSVYCSLALLAGVFLITCCGCEKMEVEETIEFKDIISTTYEKLTPKVAEETTPVETKQVIPEQPAIPVQSSKINETPQPTPPVIDKPVTVQVTAQDFFNEGLEYFNQGQFEEAIESFSKATEIENTMVDAYRMKVLAYSKLGKTNETAISLKKIVELDSKDSGANLNLGIFYAKKGMTDDAITAFERSISLSPNNAKVYYNLGCLYNKKKLTDKAITAYQRAVKIDPNYADAYYNLGVIYNNKQKYDDAIKAFKRVLTLNAEHHEARYNLGFAYNQKGLYNEAIATCEKLLELSPGNAHAHLLLGDSYSKLGKHKEAKEEYDIYKELIFIE, from the coding sequence ATGAAAAATCCATCTCTTTTTCAGACTTTATGTTCTTTAAAATCAGTTTACTGTAGCTTAGCTCTTCTCGCAGGTGTTTTTCTTATTACCTGTTGTGGATGTGAGAAAATGGAAGTTGAAGAGACTATAGAATTCAAGGATATTATTTCAACTACCTATGAAAAGTTGACACCAAAAGTAGCCGAAGAGACCACACCGGTTGAGACCAAACAGGTTATTCCAGAGCAACCCGCTATTCCGGTACAATCTAGCAAAATCAACGAAACACCACAACCAACTCCACCAGTGATTGATAAGCCGGTTACCGTACAAGTTACGGCACAAGATTTTTTTAACGAAGGCTTGGAATACTTTAACCAGGGCCAATTTGAAGAGGCAATCGAATCGTTTAGCAAGGCAACTGAAATAGAAAATACCATGGTTGATGCTTACAGAATGAAAGTTTTAGCGTACAGCAAGCTTGGAAAGACAAATGAAACCGCTATCTCATTGAAAAAGATTGTAGAGCTAGATTCAAAAGATTCTGGAGCAAACCTTAATCTGGGAATTTTTTATGCTAAGAAGGGAATGACTGACGATGCTATCACAGCATTTGAAAGGTCTATATCATTAAGCCCGAATAACGCCAAGGTTTATTATAATTTGGGCTGCCTTTATAACAAAAAGAAGTTAACCGATAAGGCAATTACGGCTTATCAAAGGGCAGTAAAAATTGATCCAAACTATGCTGATGCATATTACAATCTCGGTGTTATTTATAATAATAAGCAGAAGTATGACGATGCCATAAAAGCTTTTAAAAGGGTTTTAACCTTGAATGCTGAACATCACGAAGCCCGTTATAATCTTGGATTTGCATACAATCAAAAAGGACTCTATAATGAGGCTATAGCTACGTGTGAAAAGCTTCTAGAATTAAGCCCAGGAAATGCTCATGCACACCTTTTATTAGGTGATAGCTACAGTAAGCTAGGTAAACACAAAGAGGCAAAAGAAGAATATGATATCTATAAAGAATTAATTTTCATTGAATAA
- the ilvC gene encoding ketol-acid reductoisomerase: MLKIYYEKDADINVLKGKKVAVIGYGSQGHAQAQNLKESGMDVIVSTRAGTPNYQLAVKHGFKPVTVDEAARQGDFIQILIPDETQRMVYETQIKPYLKEGKTLCFSHGFNIHFGQVIPPSNIDVIMVAPKGPGHLVRSEFEKGGGVPCLMAIHQDATGKAKEKAMAYAHGIGGTRAGVIETTFSEETETDLFGEQAVLCGGAAALVKAGFETLVEAGYQPELAYFECMHELKLIVDLFYQGGLSYMRYSISNTAEYGDLTRGPRIVTEETKKEMKRILTEIQTGQFAKEWILENQAGRPVFNALEKKDKGHLIEKVGRELRKMMKWINAKEL; encoded by the coding sequence ATGCTAAAAATTTATTATGAAAAAGATGCTGATATTAACGTGCTGAAAGGGAAAAAGGTTGCTGTGATCGGGTACGGCAGTCAGGGACATGCGCAAGCACAGAATTTAAAAGAATCCGGCATGGATGTAATTGTATCCACAAGGGCGGGCACACCTAATTATCAGTTAGCAGTTAAACATGGGTTTAAACCAGTTACTGTGGACGAGGCAGCTCGACAGGGCGATTTTATTCAGATACTTATACCGGATGAGACACAAAGGATGGTTTATGAGACACAAATTAAACCCTATTTAAAAGAAGGGAAGACATTATGTTTCTCGCATGGTTTCAATATACATTTTGGACAGGTCATACCTCCAAGTAATATAGATGTTATAATGGTGGCACCAAAAGGGCCTGGGCATCTTGTTCGCAGTGAATTTGAAAAAGGTGGTGGTGTTCCGTGCCTTATGGCTATCCATCAGGATGCCACGGGAAAGGCGAAGGAAAAGGCTATGGCTTATGCACACGGAATTGGAGGTACACGGGCGGGTGTAATTGAGACGACCTTTTCAGAAGAAACTGAGACAGACCTCTTTGGTGAGCAAGCGGTATTATGTGGAGGGGCAGCCGCTCTTGTTAAGGCAGGGTTTGAGACATTGGTAGAAGCAGGATATCAGCCTGAGCTTGCCTATTTTGAATGCATGCATGAGCTAAAATTGATTGTAGATCTTTTTTATCAGGGCGGTCTGAGTTATATGCGATATTCAATTAGCAATACTGCTGAATATGGAGACCTGACACGTGGTCCGCGCATTGTTACAGAAGAAACGAAGAAGGAAATGAAACGTATATTAACCGAGATACAAACTGGTCAGTTCGCCAAAGAATGGATATTAGAAAACCAAGCAGGAAGGCCCGTCTTCAATGCCCTGGAGAAAAAGGATAAAGGTCATCTTATTGAAAAAGTCGGTAGAGAATTGCGGAAGATGATGAAGTGGATTAATGCTAAAGAGCTATAA
- the ilvN gene encoding acetolactate synthase small subunit, which yields MRHVISILVENKVGILARITGLISGRGFNIDSLAVGETENPAFSRITIVVRGDDAILEQVRKQIGKIIDVVKVIDFTTEEFIERDLMLLKVNSPLGKRGEIIEIVTIFRGKIVDVGQKDLVIEIAGTEDKLEAILSLLRPYGIKELVRTGSIAIARGTK from the coding sequence ATGCGGCACGTTATCTCTATTTTAGTAGAAAATAAGGTTGGCATTTTAGCTCGTATTACTGGTCTTATTAGCGGAAGAGGATTTAATATTGATAGTCTTGCTGTTGGAGAGACAGAAAATCCTGCGTTTTCGCGAATTACCATTGTAGTGAGAGGTGACGATGCCATTTTGGAACAAGTAAGAAAACAGATAGGAAAGATTATCGATGTGGTTAAGGTAATCGATTTTACTACCGAGGAATTTATTGAGCGGGATTTAATGCTGCTAAAAGTGAACAGCCCTCTTGGAAAACGTGGAGAAATTATTGAAATAGTAACTATCTTCAGAGGAAAGATTGTGGATGTAGGTCAGAAGGACCTTGTCATTGAGATTGCTGGTACAGAGGATAAACTTGAGGCGATACTAAGCTTATTGAGACCGTATGGAATTAAAGAGTTAGTACGGACAGGGAGTATTGCTATTGCACGCGGTACAAAATAA
- a CDS encoding RnfABCDGE type electron transport complex subunit A yields the protein MIKEIAFIIISVVFVNNFVLAKFLGLCPFLGVSQKTSSAMGMGVAVTFVMTLSSAITWIVYNYILLPGDANIIAAIFPSVRETGLIEVLKTISYILVIATLVQLVEMLLRKMVPALYESLGIYLPLITTNCAVLGVALLNTTDSPRHLGFLEATIQGFGAGIGFTVAMLLMSGIRERLALVNIPQPLRGIPIAFICTGLMALAFLGFSGMVQ from the coding sequence ATGATTAAGGAAATTGCATTCATTATTATAAGTGTCGTTTTTGTTAATAACTTTGTTCTGGCAAAGTTTCTGGGGCTCTGTCCATTCCTTGGTGTTTCTCAAAAAACATCATCTGCTATGGGAATGGGTGTGGCGGTCACATTTGTCATGACTCTTTCCTCAGCGATTACATGGATTGTATATAACTATATCCTTCTGCCAGGTGATGCAAACATTATCGCAGCCATCTTTCCTTCTGTCCGGGAAACGGGTCTTATCGAGGTATTGAAGACTATTAGTTATATTCTTGTTATTGCAACATTGGTGCAATTAGTTGAAATGCTACTCAGAAAGATGGTGCCGGCTCTCTATGAGAGTCTTGGTATATATCTACCATTGATCACTACTAACTGTGCAGTATTAGGAGTTGCGCTTTTAAATACGACTGATTCTCCAAGACATTTGGGATTTTTAGAGGCTACGATACAGGGGTTTGGAGCAGGGATTGGTTTTACAGTAGCTATGCTTTTGATGTCAGGGATTCGGGAGCGTTTAGCTTTGGTCAATATACCTCAGCCCCTGCGAGGTATTCCCATTGCCTTTATTTGCACTGGTCTTATGGCTCTGGCTTTTTTAGGATTTTCAGGGATGGTTCAATAA
- a CDS encoding glutaredoxin family protein codes for MIKNKFKVFCTPFCPKCNQLLAYLNKKKADYVSYDIDKDDTARREVIKIVGTDDIESLDKLPIVVIGDKVLYGFDEKEIDKYLH; via the coding sequence ATGATTAAGAATAAATTTAAGGTATTTTGTACTCCCTTTTGTCCAAAGTGCAATCAGTTGTTAGCTTATCTAAACAAGAAAAAAGCGGATTACGTTTCTTATGATATTGATAAAGATGATACTGCGAGAAGAGAAGTAATAAAAATTGTAGGAACCGATGATATTGAATCGCTCGACAAATTGCCTATTGTAGTTATTGGTGATAAAGTATTATACGGTTTTGATGAGAAAGAAATTGACAAATATCTCCACTAA
- the purH gene encoding bifunctional phosphoribosylaminoimidazolecarboxamide formyltransferase/IMP cyclohydrolase yields the protein MTRVERALISVSDKTGIVEFAKELQHLGVEIISTGGTSKLLKENGIRVIEISEYTGFPEIMDGRVKTLHPRVHGGLLALRDNEIHKRQMRELEIKPIDMVVVNLYPFEKTIAKKGVSMEEAIENIDIGGPSMIRSASKNYKQVIVVVNPKRYNFLIEELKANHNDISEKMRLELAIEAFRTTGRYDRIIANYFDSLGEEKGGYPTALSLDYMKRQALRYGENPHQTASFYIEENVQEPCISNAQQLYGKELSYNNIIDLNAALELVKEFERPSAIVIKHTNPCGSASADTLAEAFINAYRGDPVSAFGCILGLNKTVDSKTAEAITEPGHFVEAIIAPDYEQEAIEILTTKRKWGSNLRILKTGELLAKSIDPHAYDMKRVIGGMLLQSRDLTIYDSTALKIVTRKKPSEKEMADLQFAFIVCKHVKSNSIVLAKNEAVIGVGAGQMSRIDSTEIAMKKAGERVKGAVMASDAFFPFRDNVDAAAKAGIIAIIQPGGSTKDDESIAAADEHGIAMVFTGQRHFRH from the coding sequence ATGACAAGAGTAGAAAGGGCACTCATTAGTGTCTCGGATAAAACAGGCATTGTAGAGTTTGCTAAGGAATTACAACATTTGGGTGTCGAGATTATTTCAACTGGCGGTACATCCAAATTACTGAAAGAGAACGGCATTCGCGTAATAGAAATATCTGAATATACAGGTTTCCCTGAAATCATGGACGGACGTGTAAAAACATTACATCCAAGGGTGCATGGTGGATTATTAGCTTTAAGAGACAACGAAATCCACAAAAGGCAAATGAGAGAACTGGAAATCAAACCCATTGATATGGTTGTAGTCAATCTTTATCCTTTCGAAAAAACAATCGCCAAAAAAGGCGTAAGTATGGAGGAGGCCATTGAAAATATCGATATTGGAGGTCCTTCTATGATTCGGTCTGCCTCTAAAAATTACAAACAGGTAATTGTCGTTGTTAACCCTAAGCGCTATAACTTTCTTATTGAAGAACTGAAAGCAAATCATAACGATATTTCAGAAAAGATGCGTCTAGAACTGGCTATTGAGGCATTCAGGACAACAGGCCGCTATGATAGAATAATAGCTAACTATTTTGATAGTCTGGGTGAGGAAAAGGGAGGCTATCCAACAGCCCTCTCACTCGACTATATGAAGCGGCAAGCCCTGCGTTATGGTGAGAATCCGCATCAAACAGCCTCATTTTATATTGAAGAAAATGTTCAGGAACCTTGTATCTCCAACGCTCAGCAATTATATGGGAAGGAACTTTCCTATAATAATATCATAGACCTCAATGCAGCCCTGGAACTAGTGAAAGAATTTGAGCGGCCTTCTGCTATTGTAATAAAACATACTAACCCTTGTGGTTCCGCATCGGCAGATACTTTAGCCGAGGCATTCATAAACGCATACCGTGGCGATCCTGTATCTGCATTCGGTTGTATTCTGGGATTGAACAAGACCGTGGACAGTAAAACTGCTGAAGCTATCACAGAACCGGGTCATTTTGTAGAAGCAATTATTGCACCAGATTACGAGCAAGAGGCTATAGAAATACTCACAACAAAACGGAAATGGGGAAGCAATTTAAGAATTTTAAAGACAGGTGAATTATTGGCAAAATCGATAGATCCTCATGCCTACGATATGAAGAGGGTAATAGGAGGAATGCTTTTGCAGAGCAGGGATTTAACCATATATGATTCTACAGCCCTTAAGATTGTTACCAGAAAAAAGCCATCCGAAAAGGAAATGGCTGATCTTCAATTTGCCTTTATCGTTTGTAAACATGTAAAGTCTAACAGTATTGTACTAGCAAAAAATGAGGCGGTAATAGGTGTCGGTGCCGGTCAAATGAGCCGTATTGATTCCACGGAAATTGCTATGAAAAAGGCAGGCGAAAGGGTGAAAGGAGCTGTAATGGCTTCGGATGCCTTTTTCCCCTTCAGGGATAATGTGGATGCGGCTGCGAAGGCTGGTATAATTGCAATCATTCAACCTGGAGGATCTACGAAAGATGACGAATCAATCGCAGCAGCAGATGAACATGGAATTGCCATGGTATTTACCGGTCAACGGCATTTCAGGCACTAA
- a CDS encoding phosphoribosylanthranilate isomerase yields MRVKICGITNSEDAQNAVELGADALGFVFAKSPRQITKDQARDIIKNLPPFVSAVGVFVDEQVTSIKEICEFCNIRIVQLHGNEPPSYLKDLYTYVIIKAFRIRDDDDLKPMAIYKPHAFLLDSYVKGTMGGTGISFPWKIAKQAHKYGTIILSGGLTPENVKEAIHTARPYAVDVSSGVELSPGKKDKTFIRRFIKNAKEESTYLKL; encoded by the coding sequence ATGAGGGTTAAAATTTGTGGAATTACGAATAGTGAAGATGCGCAAAATGCTGTCGAGCTAGGTGCAGATGCCCTGGGATTTGTCTTTGCAAAAAGCCCCCGTCAGATAACGAAGGATCAGGCCAGAGACATTATTAAAAACCTGCCGCCCTTTGTCTCTGCTGTGGGAGTTTTTGTTGATGAACAGGTAACTAGTATTAAAGAGATATGTGAATTTTGCAATATACGCATAGTTCAGCTTCATGGCAATGAACCCCCCTCGTATTTGAAAGATCTGTATACCTATGTCATTATAAAAGCCTTTCGGATTAGAGATGATGATGATTTAAAACCTATGGCAATTTACAAACCTCATGCCTTTTTATTGGATAGCTATGTAAAAGGAACCATGGGCGGAACAGGAATCTCCTTTCCATGGAAAATAGCCAAACAGGCACATAAATACGGGACTATTATCCTATCAGGCGGTTTAACGCCAGAAAACGTTAAAGAGGCTATCCATACGGCGAGACCTTATGCAGTGGATGTATCCTCAGGTGTAGAACTATCACCAGGCAAGAAAGATAAGACATTCATAAGACGTTTCATAAAAAATGCAAAGGAAGAATCAACGTATCTTAAACTATAA
- a CDS encoding SNF2-related protein, producing MFTIEVFNVAGMPVPFTNSVDIRELTPDSRYESYQLFKLNYEAHKLALHPAFDTLFSLNLARGIIPFDHQVNSIKKLLSRFRGRGMLCEEVGLGKTIEACLAMMELITRGLVKRVLILVPPSLIERWKEETFFKFNLEFITSDDKRFKECRTDAWGEFDRIIASIHTAKNRYPTW from the coding sequence GTGTTTACTATAGAAGTATTCAACGTTGCGGGCATGCCCGTTCCTTTCACCAACAGCGTTGATATTAGAGAACTCACTCCTGATTCACGTTATGAATCGTACCAGTTGTTCAAACTCAATTATGAAGCGCATAAATTAGCACTTCATCCTGCCTTTGATACCTTATTCTCACTGAATCTTGCCCGGGGAATTATCCCATTCGATCACCAGGTAAATTCTATAAAAAAACTCCTCAGCAGGTTTCGGGGCAGAGGGATGCTTTGCGAAGAAGTAGGACTGGGCAAGACCATCGAGGCGTGCCTTGCTATGATGGAACTTATTACACGAGGGCTTGTCAAACGAGTCCTCATTTTAGTTCCACCGTCTTTGATAGAACGATGGAAAGAAGAGACATTTTTTAAATTTAATCTCGAATTTATCACCTCTGATGATAAAAGGTTTAAAGAATGCAGAACCGATGCATGGGGAGAATTTGATCGTATTATCGCATCCATCCACACCGCCAAAAATCGGTATCCAACCTGGTAA